In Onychostoma macrolepis isolate SWU-2019 chromosome 06, ASM1243209v1, whole genome shotgun sequence, one DNA window encodes the following:
- the LOC131542401 gene encoding serine protease 27-like: MWRLTCVSLTLLMCAKGSLSQLNVCGQAPLNTRIVGGVNAPDGSWPWQVSLHSTLYGGHFCGGSLINNEWVLTAAHCLPDVSASSLRVYLGRRTQEGVNANEISRNVRTIIVHSAYDSITNDNDIALLRLSSTVTFNDYIRPVCLAAQSSVFSSGTSSWITGWGDVHAGESLPAPGILQETMVPVVDNVRCNALLGSGSVTSNMMCAGLTQGGKDTCQGDSGGPMVSRQCSVWVQSGITSWGYGCADPNAPGVYTRVSRYQSWITNRIGQNLPGYVTFNPPTSCSSASLTSTSCVGRCNEKYNSRFRCNCNTNCSINCCKDYRQRCAM, encoded by the exons ATGTGGAGATTAACGTGTGTCTCTTTGACCCTGCTCATGTGTGCCAAAG GTTCGCTTTCTCAGTTGAATG TTTGTGGACAGGCTCCTCTAAACACCCGTATTGTGGGTGGTGTGAACGCACCTGATGGGTCGTGGCCGTGGCAGGTCAGTCTGCACAGCACTCTCTATGGAGGTCATTTTTGTGGAGGTTCCCTTATCAACAATGAATGGGTGCTGACAGCAGCTCACTGTTTACCTGA TGTCAGCGCATCCAGTCTGCGTGTGTATTTGGGAAGGAGGACACAGGAGGGAGTCAATGCCAATGAAATCAGCAGAAACGTGAGAACGATAATCGTTCACTCTGCTTACGACAGCATCACAAATGACAATGACATCGCTCTGCTCCGGCTGTCCTCCACAGTCACCTTTAATGACTATATTAGACCCGTGTGTCTGGCGGCCCAAAGCAGCGTCTTCAGTTCTGGCACCAGCAGCTGGATCACAGGCTGGGGAGATGTTCATGCCGGAG AGAGTTTACCTGCTCCTGGGATCCTGCAGGAGACTATGGTTCCAGTGGTGGACAATGTTCGATGCAATGCTTTGCTGGGCTCTGGATCTGTTACCAGCAACATGATGTGTGCTGGTTTAACACAGGGAGGCAAAGACACCTGCCAG GGGGATTCTGGCGGTCCAATGGTGAGCAGGCAGTGTTCAGTGTGGGTTCAGTCTGGTATCACCAGCTGGGGTTATGGCTGTGCTGATCCCAACGCACCTGGTGTTTACACCCGCGTGTCTCGATATCAGAGTTGGATCACCAACAGAATTGGTCAGAACCTGCCAGGATACGTCACCTTCAACCCCCCGACCTCATGCTCCTCTGCAAGCCTAA CCTCAACCTCCTGTGTGGGGAGATGCAATGAGAAGTACAACAGTCGCTTTCGCTGCAACTGCAATACTAACTGCAGTATAAACTGCTGCAAAGATTACAGACAGCGCTGTGCCA TGTGA